The nucleotide window GAACCTGACGTCCTGAATCTTGCCGCGGAAGGTGCACCCGACGAACTGGGCCTCGCCCGTTGAGGTCAGATCGCGCAGGCGGGCGCCGTCGAAGACGCAGCGCTCGAACCGGGCGTTGCCGAAGTAGGCCTGCCGAGGTAGCCGGGTGCGGGAGAAGACGCAGTCCCGGTACACCGTCTCCGGCCAGCTCAGCTCGTCCAACCGCCGGCCGCCGCCTGGACGAAGCTGACATCGAGGTTCGCGTCCACCGGCTCGAAACGCCCGCCGCACAGCTCGCCCCGGGCCAGCCAGTAACCCCGCAGACCCATCTGGGCCGCCTCGATCCTCACGGCACGGGCCGCATGCCGCGGCGCAGGGAATCGGCGATCTCGTCGCGGCGGCGCAGCGCCGCCCGCCAGCCGACCACGTGGGTGGTGATCCGGTCGTGGCCGAGGGCGGTCGCCTCGACCGTCCACGGGCGGCGGAGCAGCACGCGCGCCGCGACCGACGCCGCCAGCAGGATCAGCACGATGACGAGGTCGAGCACCAGCAGGAGCAGCGGCAGCAGCACCCACCAGAACAGCGCCACCGCCACCACGAAGGCGATGAGGACGACCAGGATGGCCACGATCTCGTCGCCCAGGCCGAGGCCGCCGCCTCCCCCGCCGGACGTCGAGGCGTCGCCGACCTGAAGAGCGCCGTCGACCACCTCGCCGGAGCGGCCGGTGCGCTTGGCCCGCCAGCCACCGAAGCGCCGCGCGAGCGCCCGCCAGCGCGGCGCCCACACGACACGGACGTTCCACTGGGCGCCCTCGGGTGCCGTTACGGAGATCGTTCTCACCCCGCCAACCTTATTTCAGCGTGATCGCGGTGACCGGTGCGGAGGAGGCGACCGCGGCCAGAAACGTCCATACGCCCATCGGCTCTCCCGTCGCGGCGGGCGAGGGCTGGGACTGGCCATCGCTGGGGAATCATCCTCCGGCACGCGGTGGCCGTGGCGGTGCGAAGATTGATCGATGATCGGCGACCGGTGGGGCGTGACCGACGACGAGACGCTGCGCCACTATCCGTGCGACGAGTTCGTCGTCGCACCTGCATTGCAGGTGTGGCGAGGAGTCAACGTTGCGGCGCCCGCCGCGACAGTATGGCCGTGGGTTGCCCAGGTACGGATCGCGCCGTACTCCTATGACTGGATCGACAACCTGGGCCGCCGCTCACCTCGTCAGCTGGTGGGCCTCCCCGAACCTGAGATCGGAGAGGCATTCACCTCCTCCGGCGGGCGGAAGTTGGGCAGGATCGTCTCTCTCGACCCGGGGAAGCAGCTGACGGGGACCATCATGGGCGCCTTCATGTCCTACGTGCTCCTGCCTCAGGAGCACGACACGACCCGCCTGCTGCTCAAGGTGAGCATGCAGACGAACCGTTTGGCCGCCCTCGCGCTGTCCGTCGGTGACCTCGTGATGGCTCGCCGGCAGTTGCTGAACCTGAAGCAACTCGCCGAACGCCGAACCACTCCCCCGAGGTGACGATCGTCTTCGGACCCTACTGATCAAGTGATCAGGTCACTCTGATCTCGTACTCGTTCTTGGCGTACCTGTTCGAGCATGGCGGTGTCGGATTCGAGGTCCGGGTTGCCGATTTGGCGGTCGAGGTCGACGACGATCTCAAGCTCGCCGGCTGCCTGGTCGAGATTCCGTTCCGCCCGGTGGATCATCGCGATGTTGTACCGGGTGGTGGCTTCGCCGGCGCGGTCGCCGACCTCCTGCCGGATGGGCAGGGCCTGCTGGTAGTAGGTCAGGGCCTGCTGCCGGTCCCCGAGCCTACTGTGCACGGAGCCGATGTTGTTGAGGGTGGTGGCTTCGCTGGCGCGGTCGCCGACCTCCCGGGTGATGGGCAGGGCCTGCTGGTAGTAGTCCAAGGCCCGCTGCCGGTCCCCGAGACCCTCGTGCACGCCGCCGATGTTGGTGAGGGTGACGGCTTCGCCGGCGCGGTCGCCGACCTCCCGCCGGATGGGCAGCGCCTGCTGGTAGTAGGCCAGTGCCTGCTGCCGGTCCCCCAGCCCGTGATACACGAAGCCGATGTTGTTGAGGGTGGTGGCTTCGCCGGCGCGGTTGCCGACCTCCCGCAGGGTGGGCAGGGCCTGCTGGTAGTAGGCCAGGGCCTGCTGCCGGTCCCCGAGCCCGTCGTACACGTGGCCGATGTTGTGGAGGGTGTTGGCTTCGCCGGCGCGGTCGCCGACCTCCCGGGTGATGGGCAGGGCCTGCTGGAAGTAGGCCAGGGCCTGCTGCCGGTCCCCCAGCCTGTCGTACACGGCGCCGATGTTGTTGAGGGTGTTGGACTCGCCGGCGCGGTGGCCGACCTCCCGCTGGATGGGCAGGGCCTGCTGGTAGTAGGCCAGGGCCTGCTGCCGGTCCCCGAGCCCGTCGTACACGAGGCCGATGTTGTTGAGGGTGTTGGCTTCGCCGGCGCGGTTACCGACCTCCCGCCGGATGGGCAGGGCCTGCCGGTAGTAGGCCAGGGCCTGCTGCCGGTCCCCGAGCCCGTCGTACACAAGGCCGATGTTGGAGAGAGTGGCGGCCTCGCTGCCGCGGTCGCCGGCCTCCCGAAACCGGTGGAGCGCCTGCTCGCAGTTGGCCAAGGCCTGTCGGGGCTGCCCGGTGGCGGACTGTGCCCAGCCCAGGGCGTAGAAGGAGCCGGCGTCCGGGCCGAGTGTCAGGGTCGCGGTCGCCACGGCCGCCACATCCGCGAACCGGGACCTGCGCAGCCACACCCCCGCCACCCGGTAACCGACATCCCGGGCGACCGCGGGCTCCCGGCCCGCGACCGCCAGCCGGTGCACCTCCACCCACCGGGCGACCGCGCCGGCCGACCCATCGCGAACCAATGACTCCCGACCCCCGGCTCGCCCACTGCCGGCCGCCGAGCATCCGTCATCCGTCAACCCGACACCGCCCCTGCCCGCATCCGCGATCTCCGGCACCAGCCACCTCGCCCCAGCAGCCGAAAGCCCTCCACAACGGCCAGCACCATACGACCGGCACCGACCCGGTCGACCCCAACGACCATGATCTGACAGAGATCACGGTTGTCGCCGCCGCACCGGTCTTGCTCGCCGCCGGTGGTGGCCTGGTGGGAATCAGGTCTGATCAGTTGCCGGCCGGCGGTGCGGGGATGCTCGGGCCGCCGTCGTCCCGGTGGAGGCGGCCCAGTTCCTTGGCGTTCCGGTCGAGAAGCACGAGCATCGCACCGTCGAACCCGGCCCGCCGCGCGGACGACAACCAGTCTCCGACCGGCACGTTGTCGCAGCCCACGAGGGTGCTGACCCCGGACGTCGCCAGAAGGGTGCCCGCGGGTCCGGCGACCCAGCCGCCCCCGGACCCGTTGCACCCGTCCGAGCCCAACCAGCGGCCATCGGCGCCGATCTCCAGGTTTGGCTGCTCAAGCGCCTTCGATCCGCCACGGACCGGTACCCATCGACCGGGCAGCTCCCGCCGGTCGGCCGGCGTCAGGTGCGGAGGGAGCGCGGCGGGCGGGTCGAACAAGCGGCGAAACTCATCGGTCACCTCGAAAGACTCGCGGTCGGGCCGCAGTGGCTCACCGCTGGCGACCAGGCGGGCAACCGCTCTGCCGTCGGGGTCGACCAGCTCCGCGTCGCGGCCGCCGAGCCGGTATCCGGCGGCATCGCTAAGCCAGAGGATGCGGGTTCGCGGGTCGCAATCGTCCGTGCTGGCAATGACGTCGCCGGTGAACAGCCCCTGAGAATCGGCATTCCAGGAACCCAGCAACTCGCCACAGCTTTGGTAGATCGTGAGTCCTCCCGGAGTCAGACCCACCGTCGTGCCGGCCTCCGCGCCGATACCGGTCAGCCTCCACATGCCGACCAAGGCGATCGGGTCCGGCGGCCCAGGCCGGGCCCGAAACGGAGCGGGTGCGGCGGACTCCGCGGATCCGGAAACGGCACAGCCCACCAGCGCGAGCACGGCCACCATCGCCAGCGCCATCCGCCGGCCACGCCAGACCCCAGTTCCGCTTCCCGACATGTCACCCTCTCAGCGACGACCACCTGCGTCTGGAGTGCGCAAGGTACAGCAGCCGCACCAGCTGAGAGCGGACCGGGCGGGTTGAGGAGGCGCTCATTTCGGCAGGTCAGGACACCGGGGTCGAAACCTCGCGCCTGCTAGCGCAGCGTGACCCCTGCTGGGCAACATCAGAACCTGAGCGCTGTGGCGTGATGAACCTATGCTGCCGATCATGGGCGACGAACGGGTGGGCGGCCGGCTGGGCCGCTCCTACCTTTCGCTCGCCTTCTGGTACGCGGTGGCAGGATCCCTTCCGGTCTTCCTGGCGGCAACGGTCGAGGAGTCGGAGAGCGGCACCGGCCGCGTGGTGGACTGCACCGGCCATTTCGGATGCCCCACGGAGCCGGACATCGGCGCCGTCCTGCAGAACACTGCCCTGATCCTGGCCCCGACCCTTCTGGTGGCGGTGCCGCTCTGCACGCACCTCGCCCGCAAATGGGAAATGCCCGCCCTGGCGGGTTTCGTCGCCGCCGTCACCGCCTGGATGGTCTTCTGCGTCGGCGGGCTGCTCTACATGGCCGCCCGAGAAGGCTGACAAACGACCGTCACCAGTGCGCGGCGGAGCCGCTCGCGTCAGTGTTCGTCGTCGATCAGAAGTTTGACGTGGTCGAACCAGCCTGGAGCGTGCGGTCGTGCCGTTCGCCGTGACTACCCTGCGGCCATGGCTTTGACTCCGGACGAGTTCTATCAGCATGCGCTTGCCGCCACGGACAGTGAGCGCCGCCTTCCCCTGTCCCGCATGACGGGTTGGGAGATCAGCCCGTTCGTGCAGGACGGCCTGCGTGTCACTCCGCTACGGCCGCCGGTGGTACCCGAGCCGCCGCGGCACGGCGAGGATCCGGCGGAGTGCGGCATCTGCGGCGACCGGGACAAGGGCGTCTGGTTCAACGAGCGCTGGCGGCTGGACCGGATCTCCGGCGTCGGGCTGCCGCTGATCGTGATGCTCTACCCCCGCGACCACTACGACCTGGCCGACCTGCCCGACGAGATGGCCGC belongs to Amorphoplanes digitatis and includes:
- a CDS encoding polyketide cyclase, which produces MIGDRWGVTDDETLRHYPCDEFVVAPALQVWRGVNVAAPAATVWPWVAQVRIAPYSYDWIDNLGRRSPRQLVGLPEPEIGEAFTSSGGRKLGRIVSLDPGKQLTGTIMGAFMSYVLLPQEHDTTRLLLKVSMQTNRLAALALSVGDLVMARRQLLNLKQLAERRTTPPR
- a CDS encoding META domain-containing protein, which produces MALAMVAVLALVGCAVSGSAESAAPAPFRARPGPPDPIALVGMWRLTGIGAEAGTTVGLTPGGLTIYQSCGELLGSWNADSQGLFTGDVIASTDDCDPRTRILWLSDAAGYRLGGRDAELVDPDGRAVARLVASGEPLRPDRESFEVTDEFRRLFDPPAALPPHLTPADRRELPGRWVPVRGGSKALEQPNLEIGADGRWLGSDGCNGSGGGWVAGPAGTLLATSGVSTLVGCDNVPVGDWLSSARRAGFDGAMLVLLDRNAKELGRLHRDDGGPSIPAPPAGN
- a CDS encoding tetratricopeptide repeat protein, coding for MVRDGSAGAVARWVEVHRLAVAGREPAVARDVGYRVAGVWLRRSRFADVAAVATATLTLGPDAGSFYALGWAQSATGQPRQALANCEQALHRFREAGDRGSEAATLSNIGLVYDGLGDRQQALAYYRQALPIRREVGNRAGEANTLNNIGLVYDGLGDRQQALAYYQQALPIQREVGHRAGESNTLNNIGAVYDRLGDRQQALAYFQQALPITREVGDRAGEANTLHNIGHVYDGLGDRQQALAYYQQALPTLREVGNRAGEATTLNNIGFVYHGLGDRQQALAYYQQALPIRREVGDRAGEAVTLTNIGGVHEGLGDRQRALDYYQQALPITREVGDRASEATTLNNIGSVHSRLGDRQQALTYYQQALPIRQEVGDRAGEATTRYNIAMIHRAERNLDQAAGELEIVVDLDRQIGNPDLESDTAMLEQVRQERVRDQSDLIT